The Parvibaculaceae bacterium PLY_AMNH_Bact1 genome window below encodes:
- a CDS encoding hypothetical protein (Derived by automated computational analysis using gene prediction method: Protein Homology.) translates to MSYSTVLHALGWLLLLLAGASLLPWVIALYNGESQSVIAFSLSLLLIGFVGGALIMAFRDVKYRPSKYDLLTLVVVGWLAIPLFAAVPFYVSGFLGNLTDAYFEAISGFTTTGASVIPTLDDVDRAIIMWRAVLQWFGGWASIVMGAAVLAPLGVGGMELRVSPLTRADKSRALDRFRGTAEAVGGIYAVFTAGAFLSIWAGGVPPFEAFCLALSTISTGGFMPSDTALSDFRAPWAMAFLFVFMGLGAINFATHRAGFRGRGAEYREDPELVYLGAAVAAAGVLFAFLALGETGDVVAALGNGLFLAMSLISGTAYMSPDPSLNAGLSSVFVIGLVLMGGATLSTAGGIKLMRIALLVKQSSRELKRLTHPHGIIRTHFGRRSITIQIMKSVWSFFALFLVVYAILASLLAASGLGFEAALVAAASAIGNAGPAYDLVRSSMLGVSPPYPEMAEATKWILVVGMVLGRLELLALVALFSREQWQS, encoded by the coding sequence ATGAGTTACAGCACTGTCCTACACGCCCTCGGTTGGCTTCTCCTGCTTTTGGCTGGGGCAAGTCTGCTGCCATGGGTAATCGCGCTGTATAATGGGGAGAGTCAGTCGGTCATTGCGTTCTCACTGTCTCTGCTTCTCATCGGGTTTGTCGGCGGCGCCCTCATCATGGCCTTTCGTGATGTAAAATACCGTCCGTCCAAGTACGATTTGCTGACGCTTGTCGTCGTGGGATGGCTCGCGATCCCGCTATTTGCAGCAGTCCCATTCTATGTCTCAGGCTTCTTGGGCAATCTGACGGACGCCTATTTTGAGGCGATATCTGGTTTCACCACAACCGGCGCCTCAGTCATTCCGACACTAGATGATGTTGATAGGGCCATCATTATGTGGCGGGCCGTTCTTCAATGGTTTGGGGGCTGGGCGAGCATTGTCATGGGAGCGGCCGTCTTGGCACCATTGGGTGTTGGCGGGATGGAACTGCGTGTGTCGCCACTAACGCGGGCTGACAAGTCGCGCGCGCTGGATCGGTTTCGTGGGACGGCCGAAGCGGTTGGTGGCATCTACGCGGTCTTTACTGCGGGCGCTTTTCTGTCCATTTGGGCCGGCGGGGTACCGCCTTTCGAAGCGTTTTGTTTGGCCCTGTCCACTATTTCGACCGGTGGCTTCATGCCGTCAGACACCGCACTTTCAGATTTTAGAGCCCCATGGGCTATGGCGTTCCTCTTTGTATTTATGGGACTAGGTGCCATCAACTTTGCAACTCATAGGGCGGGCTTTCGTGGAAGGGGGGCTGAGTATCGAGAAGACCCTGAGCTTGTCTATCTTGGTGCGGCAGTCGCAGCCGCAGGTGTTTTGTTCGCCTTTCTAGCACTTGGTGAGACCGGAGACGTGGTAGCTGCGCTGGGAAACGGACTGTTTCTGGCGATGAGCCTCATCTCCGGAACAGCCTACATGTCACCGGATCCTTCATTGAATGCAGGACTGTCGAGTGTTTTCGTTATTGGCTTGGTCCTGATGGGCGGTGCAACGCTTTCGACTGCGGGTGGGATCAAGCTGATGCGGATCGCGCTGCTTGTTAAACAGAGCTCGCGCGAACTAAAGCGCTTAACACATCCCCATGGCATTATTCGGACCCATTTCGGCCGACGGTCCATCACTATTCAAATTATGAAGTCCGTCTGGAGTTTTTTCGCTCTGTTTTTGGTGGTTTACGCAATTTTGGCGTCGCTCTTGGCAGCGTCTGGTCTTGGGTTCGAAGCAGCGTTGGTTGCCGCAGCATCAGCGATCGGAAATGCTGGCCCGGCATACGACCTGGTGAGGTCCTCGATGCTGGGTGTCAGTCCGCCTTATCCGGAAATGGCAGAGGCCACAAAGTGGATATTGGTAGTTGGGATGGTCCTAGGTCGGTTGGAACTGCTCGCGCTTGTTGCGCTTTTCAGCCGCGAGCAATGGCAAAGCTGA
- the hfq gene encoding RNA chaperone Hfq (Derived by automated computational analysis using gene prediction method: Protein Homology. GO_function: GO:0003723 - RNA binding [Evidence IEA]; GO_process: GO:0006355 - regulation of DNA-templated transcription [Evidence IEA]), with product MSDKPQNLQDTFLNTVRKNKTTLTIFLVNGVKLQGVITWFDNFCVLLRRDGHSQLVYKHAISTIMPGQPVSLFEGEEEES from the coding sequence ATGTCGGATAAACCGCAAAATCTCCAAGATACTTTTCTCAACACCGTCCGAAAAAACAAGACGACGCTTACAATCTTTCTTGTGAACGGCGTAAAACTCCAGGGTGTGATAACCTGGTTTGACAATTTCTGCGTATTGCTGCGCCGGGATGGGCACTCCCAACTCGTATACAAGCATGCAATATCAACGATTATGCCAGGACAACCTGTCTCCCTGTTTGAGGGAGAAGAAGAGGAAAGTTGA
- a CDS encoding hypothetical protein (Derived by automated computational analysis using gene prediction method: Protein Homology.), producing the protein MSADMDQLTALLREAAAEKILPRFRSLSSQDIEEKSRGDFVTIADREAEAFLTPRLMEMVPGSIVVGEEATAASPELLHKSAGVGPTWYVDPIDGTALFVNGEPGFATMVALADQGEVVQSAIYFPVLNELFLAEKGAGARFIGADSSLVLSHRTQTVRLEAAAAAFYTKHFPGDWEKGLTRLKDRVGSTQNEMCAAREYTDIARGTKDLASYHRMLPWDHAPGSLILSEVGGIARNVETGKDYQPRTLHGPHILAANEGLWRAAQEVLL; encoded by the coding sequence ATGAGCGCGGACATGGATCAACTCACTGCCTTGCTCCGTGAGGCGGCTGCCGAGAAGATCCTACCCAGATTCAGATCTCTTTCCTCTCAGGATATTGAGGAGAAGAGCAGGGGTGACTTTGTCACTATTGCAGATCGGGAAGCGGAAGCATTTTTAACGCCCCGACTCATGGAGATGGTACCTGGCTCGATCGTGGTGGGGGAGGAGGCGACTGCTGCGTCCCCTGAACTTCTCCACAAGTCCGCTGGAGTAGGCCCGACTTGGTATGTGGACCCGATTGATGGAACGGCTCTCTTCGTCAATGGCGAGCCTGGCTTTGCAACCATGGTCGCACTTGCTGACCAGGGGGAGGTCGTCCAGTCCGCGATTTATTTCCCCGTTCTCAATGAGCTTTTCCTCGCCGAGAAGGGGGCAGGCGCTCGTTTCATAGGAGCCGACTCTTCGTTGGTGCTTTCCCACAGAACACAGACAGTGCGTCTTGAAGCGGCGGCGGCTGCCTTCTACACAAAACACTTTCCGGGAGACTGGGAGAAAGGTCTCACGCGTTTAAAGGACCGGGTTGGCAGTACCCAAAATGAGATGTGCGCTGCGCGGGAATACACCGATATTGCGAGGGGGACGAAAGATCTCGCATCCTATCACCGCATGCTGCCTTGGGATCATGCGCCCGGTAGTTTGATCTTAAGCGAGGTGGGGGGCATCGCCCGCAATGTGGAGACGGGCAAAGACTATCAGCCCCGAACGCTTCACGGCCCGCATATTCTGGCAGCCAATGAGGGCCTCTGGCGAGCAGCCCAGGAAGTTCTGCTCTAG
- the hflX gene encoding GTPase HflX (Derived by automated computational analysis using gene prediction method: Protein Homology. GO_function: GO:0005525 - GTP binding [Evidence IEA]; GO_process: GO:0008150 - biological_process [Evidence IEA]) has translation MLLPWLKRGADQRRSATQRLEEAVGLAAAIHVDIVSADIVPLDAIRPATLLGSGKVEELGGLIKKQHVELVIVDGQLSPVQQRNLERAWKVKVLDRTGLILEIFGERARTREGRLQVELAHLTYQKSRLVRSWTHLERQRGGVGFLGGPGETQIEADRRALQDKINRLEKDIGKVKKTRELHRKTRRSAPYPVVALVGYTNAGKSTLFNRVTESDVFAKDLLFATLDPTMRAIELPSGRKVILSDTVGFISDLPTHLIASFRATLEEVLEAEIILHVRDVAHDETEAQKSDVADVLKSLGVDLETRDESKLIEVLNKSDLLDGEAATAFAELAARDSNTIVTSALNGNGVEELLNRLDDLLSSDMTSLTLAIAPKDGEAIAWLHRHGNVRQSVPDDEGITHVDVDLAGPEMGRFEKKFPLILRDAMSEFVDAAE, from the coding sequence GTGTTACTCCCATGGCTGAAGCGGGGAGCCGATCAGAGAAGGTCCGCCACCCAACGGCTTGAGGAAGCTGTTGGTCTTGCTGCGGCAATACACGTGGATATCGTGTCGGCGGATATTGTCCCACTTGATGCGATCAGACCGGCAACGCTTTTGGGGAGCGGAAAGGTTGAAGAGCTTGGCGGGCTGATTAAGAAGCAGCACGTTGAGCTTGTGATTGTTGATGGGCAACTGTCGCCAGTGCAGCAGCGCAATCTGGAGCGAGCCTGGAAGGTTAAGGTGCTCGACCGGACCGGATTGATTTTGGAGATATTCGGAGAGCGGGCTCGGACCCGTGAAGGGCGACTACAGGTTGAGCTCGCCCACCTCACCTATCAGAAAAGCCGCCTGGTGCGTTCTTGGACCCACCTGGAACGCCAGCGCGGCGGTGTAGGGTTTCTGGGCGGCCCCGGTGAAACACAGATTGAAGCAGATAGACGGGCGCTACAGGACAAGATCAATCGGCTTGAAAAGGACATTGGCAAGGTCAAGAAGACCCGCGAGCTGCATCGCAAGACCAGAAGGTCTGCGCCTTATCCCGTCGTCGCTCTTGTTGGCTATACAAATGCCGGGAAATCGACCCTGTTCAACCGGGTCACAGAGTCTGACGTGTTCGCCAAAGACCTGCTCTTCGCAACGCTGGATCCGACCATGCGGGCGATTGAGCTTCCAAGTGGGCGAAAAGTTATTCTGTCTGACACAGTAGGATTTATCTCTGATCTGCCCACGCACCTGATTGCGTCTTTCCGGGCGACCTTAGAAGAGGTACTTGAGGCCGAAATTATCCTGCACGTTCGGGATGTCGCCCATGATGAAACAGAAGCCCAGAAATCTGATGTTGCAGATGTCCTGAAGAGCTTAGGTGTCGACCTTGAGACACGTGACGAAAGCAAATTGATCGAGGTGCTGAACAAATCAGATTTGCTCGACGGTGAAGCTGCCACTGCTTTCGCCGAATTGGCGGCAAGAGACAGCAACACGATCGTGACTTCTGCACTGAATGGTAACGGGGTGGAAGAGCTTCTGAACCGCCTAGATGATCTGCTCAGCAGTGATATGACCAGCCTGACATTAGCGATTGCGCCCAAGGACGGCGAGGCGATCGCCTGGTTGCACCGGCATGGCAATGTCCGTCAGAGCGTACCGGACGACGAAGGCATAACCCATGTTGATGTCGATCTTGCAGGTCCGGAGATGGGCCGTTTTGAAAAGAAATTCCCGCTGATCCTGCGGGATGCAATGTCTGAGTTCGTGGACGCGGCTGAATGA
- a CDS encoding D-amino-acid transaminase (Derived by automated computational analysis using gene prediction method: Protein Homology. GO_function: GO:0003824 - catalytic activity [Evidence IEA]) has translation MTRIAYVNGCYAPHASAAIHIEDRGFQFADSVYEVCAVVNGHLIDEQWHFDRLQRSLDQLEIQIPFTSDVLGIIYREVLRRNRLRNAIIYCQVTRGVARRDHAFPVKQVPATVVVTAKPIDEEALAKRRSEGVAVVTRPDERWARCDIKSTGLLANVLAKQSARSAGAHEAWLVDGDDNITEGTSTNAWIVTSGGVLITRQLDNHILGGVTRLALLECATSLGVSIEERAFSRTEALCAAEAFSSASTVGALPVISIDQNQISDGRPGPMTQKLNGLYRSRAGNLP, from the coding sequence GTGACCCGCATTGCCTATGTGAACGGCTGCTACGCGCCCCACGCAAGCGCCGCAATACATATTGAAGACCGTGGCTTCCAGTTTGCAGACAGCGTGTATGAGGTCTGTGCCGTCGTGAATGGACACCTGATCGATGAGCAATGGCATTTCGACAGGCTTCAGAGGTCGCTCGATCAACTGGAAATCCAAATTCCATTTACGTCTGATGTATTGGGAATAATCTACCGTGAAGTTCTCAGGAGAAATCGCCTGCGCAATGCGATCATCTACTGCCAGGTGACCCGTGGCGTTGCTCGTCGTGACCATGCGTTCCCAGTAAAGCAGGTGCCTGCAACGGTCGTTGTCACGGCAAAACCGATCGATGAGGAAGCTCTCGCCAAACGCCGCTCTGAAGGAGTTGCCGTCGTAACCCGACCGGATGAACGCTGGGCCAGGTGTGACATCAAATCGACAGGGTTGCTTGCAAACGTGCTGGCGAAACAAAGTGCCCGAAGTGCTGGGGCTCATGAGGCGTGGCTTGTAGATGGTGACGACAACATCACCGAGGGAACATCGACAAATGCTTGGATTGTGACAAGCGGCGGAGTCCTGATCACCCGACAGTTGGACAATCATATTCTGGGGGGCGTCACACGCCTGGCACTTCTGGAATGCGCGACAAGTCTTGGGGTTTCAATAGAAGAACGCGCTTTCTCTAGAACGGAGGCGCTGTGTGCCGCAGAGGCGTTCTCATCTGCGTCGACAGTGGGTGCTCTGCCTGTCATCTCGATCGACCAGAATCAGATATCAGATGGAAGACCAGGGCCAATGACACAAAAACTGAATGGTCTTTATCGCTCGAGGGCCGGAAACTTGCCTTAA